DNA from Carassius gibelio isolate Cgi1373 ecotype wild population from Czech Republic chromosome B8, carGib1.2-hapl.c, whole genome shotgun sequence:
CTAATTATAATGAGACACGAATATCTGTTTAAATTGTTACTAGTGGCATTTATCTCTgctaaatgcttttttaaattctATTCTTAAAGTATATGAATGGTTATTTCATGGGTTTCATTAAAAAATTCTATTAGAAACAGCTGGAATATCTTGCCTTAGTGCATGAGTGAATTCAAAATTTAAGCGTTAAAAAGGTCAAAGGTATATCTGTCATCGCGCGCGCGCGCTCTTTCTGAAAAACGTTGAGCGCAAGAGCTGGGGAGATTTTAGAATTTTAGCCGtcgctcattaatattcatttattttaaaattttcagcgctgtgattggctgtcagttcAAAACACTCCGAGCGTGTTTGTCGCGATTGGGCGGGTTCGCTAGAGTGGGCGTGTTTACTCGTGTAAACTTAAAACATCAACAAACTACGAGATGATTCAGAAGTGTGCGAGTGTGTTGAAGGAATCGGTCTGACTCGCTCACAGCAAACGGCGGAATTTGAACTAAACTGAAAACAGATTTTGACGAACCGTAACAGAGTATCATGGATATGTTCTGCTGAGGCGGGAGCACTGTACTTACTGACGATATCACCTGTTCTCAGAGGTTTTATTcgtataaaaacagaaaatgctgGATAAAAGGATTGTTGACCTGCGTTCCGATCAGCTGGAAGGCTTGAGAGCAAAAAATGGTAAGTGCATTGAAATGCGAAGACcgaaaaagctaaaaaaaaaaatatatatataaagatctgTTTATAAGGCTATGTTTGAATTcgcctttaaattattttgaactttaccaacagttaaataataaatgttgctttTAAAGCTAAATTGTACATTAACCCAGAAGCATAATTTAGAATGACCGACATGCATTGTTATGTTATATCTTTTTGTTATATGCAACATTGTTATGTTATATCTTAATTACATTTGATTGTGTACTTTCAGTTAAGGAGCACTTTGAGAAGCAATACAAGATGGGATCTCTTCTGGGAAGCGGCGGGTTCGGTTCTGTGTTCTCCGGACAACGCATTTCAGACGGACTACAGGTGAGAATTAAATACTCTAATATTTCGTGCATAAATCTTCATAAACGTATCctctaaattacttttattatcattttaggTCGCTATCAAACAAATATCCCGAGATAGAATTCAGCAGTGGGCCAGTCTGGTGAGTAATCCTTAATATttaagcaaatgttttttttttttgtcatacaaaTAAAGCTACATTAGTTAAAATTTGAAAAGACAAACAATTAAGTCATAGACACAGGAATGATAGCGCCCTCTTCTGATTGTTTTGGGTTTTACCGGAACAGCGTCGTCCTTGTACAGAAAGTGACGTAGGCGTGACGCCATGGGTTTTTCAAAACACCCTAAAAGGGAAACTTAAGTGGACTTTCCCAAGTGTATCAGAGCCAGTTTGATAGTAATAGACGATACATATTTGGTTTCAAAACAAGAAGAATATTTATAGGTCCAAAATATGTGACAGATAAAATTGTAGTTCCCCTTTTAATAACCCAGGGAGAAAAACAATTTTACACCTGCAGTACCTTATGTGGAACTTTtctagggatttttttttttatataacatattttcCGGTGGAAAATAATCAGAATCCAAGGTTAAaaatgaccattgttttttttaaccctttataGCCTGGTACAGCAATCAAAGTCCCTATGGAGATTGCTCTCCTCCTGCGTCTCGGTGGAGAGTCGGGGTCGCTACCCTGTCACCGCGGCATCATCCGGATGCTCGACTGGTTTGAGATGCAGGGTCAGGGATACCTCATTGTGTTTGAGAAACCTCAACACTGCCAAGACCTGTTTGACTTCATCACTGAACGTGGGGCCCTGGAGGAGCCCATTGCACAGAGGTGTGTAAAAGCAACAGTCTTTTGACATTCAATTCTAGCAGTAAGCCACAATGCTGACgaaaactgtcttttttttaGATTCTTCAGACAGGTCATTGAAGCCCTGCAGTTCTGCCACTCCAAGGGAATTGTGCACCGGGACATCAAAGATGAGAACATCCTTGTAGACACCCGCACCGGAGACATCAAAATCATTGACTTTGGATCTGGTGCTCTACTGAAGGACTCCATTTACACTGACTTTGAAGGTAAGGCGGCTTTGGTTTGATTATTGTATATGCATGAATATAACATGAATGTGGAGCGGTTTCTAATGACCTCTGTCTGTTTAGGCACCAGAGTCTACAGCCCTCCAGAGTGGATCCTCCAACAGTGTTACAGCGCTCGTCCACTCACCGTGTGGTCACTGGGTGTACTTCTGTTTGACATGGTGTGTGGAGACATTCCCTTTGAGCGGGATGCCGACATTGTAAATGCCACTCCGAGTTTCACTAAACGCATCTCCAAAGGTGAGCcacaaacaaaataacatttactttcttaaagagacagttcacccaaaaatgaaaattctattatcatttactcaccctcacattttaaacctgtatgacttgtatttattattatttttattattattaagtgaatGGGAGCcaaaactgtttgattaccataATTTTTCCAAATATGTACTTCTAAAATGACATTCAGTTATAACAGTGTTcctttttgaatgaactatcccATAATAAAACTTTTTCAATAAAATTTAGCATAGACTTATTAAATTGTTTCCTAATATATAAAATCGATACAATTAAGTGGATAAAATAGGTCCTGcccttttactcttttttttgtaCGTCTATAACTTGCAAATACTTCACATTATGGGTATCAAATGGGTTGCAAATTATGCAGTTATGTAATCAAGCAGATTTGTTACTTAAGAACATTCACATTTGCACATTTACTTATAACAAAAAACATGAGCGTTACAGAGCCAACAATCTTTGTAGTGTACAATCCCAGCCAGGTTTATTCAACATGTATTCTTTCATTTCAGAATGCCAGTCTCTGATTCACTGGTGCCTGGCATACAGGCCGGAGGATCGGCCTAGTCTGGAGCAGATTTTGCAGCATCCTTGGATGATGGAGAGCACTGAGGACATTGGAGATTTGCAAGCGGAAAGCAATATTAAGCCAAGCCTTTAAATCCTGAAGGACTTTGGACTCGATTCAGAAATTTCACACACACTGTTTGGTTTTACACACTGGACTCTCTGAACTCTAGTTTCTGGCTTCTGGATTCttccttatttatttttgtttgtttggctgcCTTTAATGTTCATTTCATTTGGACTTGGGATCTATGCTTCAAGATGCCCAGAATAGCCCTGGATTGCTGCAGGTTTACTTTAGGAATTAATATTTCCCACGACTACAACCATCACAGCTCAGtgcaactgtttttatttattgcggattatttatttttttcagccatgtaataatttatttttgcaagaATTTCAGAAGCAGTAAACTGTGTTCGTCTTGACTGTTTTCTAACTGACTTAAATGACAGTAGGTGGACTTGCAGTTATTTACCAGACTGCCATGATACCTGGTTTTACAGGTTTCTGTAGTACAGTGACATTCTCTCCCTGTTCTAAGGGGTTTCAAAAAGACCTTGGATCTGCTTTCCAGTCTTTTTGACGGGAGGCCTGGCGGAACAATAATTCAGCCTCATGTGGATCTGTTCCCATTTATCAACACACACTCTCAGAGAAGGTGCGACAGAAGAGAAGAGGAACATTCCTGTGGATCCTGTTTACTCTAAATGAACCAATTCCCTAGATGGATTCCTCAGAGCCATTACTAAGGCTTTTGGTTTCTGTCTGTATTGTTTGTGAAATACCTGTGCTGTAACTTAAATAATGTCGTCAGGATGCTTTGTACGGAACAAACTCAAATATGTGTCATTTTGTTGGAAGTTCCCAAAGATCAGCATGTTAACTAATGTGAGGAGGGTTTGAACCACTAACCCCTGTTGATGTTTACTAAAAAGGGCCTATGGGAATTTCCTAACTGTCTGATTAAACACCAAAGAAACCTACCTTACTGTCTTATGTGAGATAAACATGCATAATGCCAGGTCTGGATTAAGTAAAGCAAGACATTaagttattttcttttgtatttggATCCTAAACAGCATTGACATGTTCAAATTGTTTGATTCAAGACTTTAAAACTGTACAAATTGGACCTTTCCCAACACAACATGTAATGCATTCATGTAAACACTGGGGTATTTCTGATACAGTCAGCTTtcattttttgttatataaaaaaaatccttgcAGTTTTTGCTTGGGTTGGCACAACAGTTTTGCTGTAAATACTTGTGTATTCAACAAAGTGCTGTGGCTGTTGTCACATGATGTTTAAGAGAttctatgaataaaaaaaatatagatgtgaaataTCTATATTTAAAGAAACACCTGTCTCGTCTTTTCTATTGATTTTTTAAACTCAAGCCATACCAGTGATgataattttctattcatcatcaCGTTAAGGGAATTTTTAAACAGGCTTCTCTAAGTCCAACCATtctaactaagttagcaactttgttggttgcaatgcaatttcccattgccaaccaactaagttgctaacaggttagcaaccatggttttgggaaacgcacccctggttAGTTCTTCCCGACAAGTGAAGAAGGAATGTTTTTATCATGTTCCCGTACTTGCTTTATTGTAATGACAGTTCTGACTTTTCCACATGGTTTAACGCCTCCTACTGACACAATGAATGTACTATACAAGGACACAAAGTGTGCCACGCTAGTCCTCAAAAGTGAAGCCTTCATTATCAAATActccttttgttttttattttctagttTGTGGTCCGGATCATGTCATCTGCACGTGAAAAACTGTTTTGAGACTCGTAGCAGCAGATTCACATGTTGTTATGCACTTGTGTTTGTGCTAGAAAAACTAtccaaggaaaaaaaaatatatgtaggaAAAAATTCTACAAGTATACAAATCTCATTGCAATAATTCCCATACTGATTTGCAGATTTTGATgcaggtgtgtgaatgtgtttcgCACTATATTCACTGCAGCAATAGGAGCAAAACTTGAGAGCGTACAAGTTTCTTGATTTGTGATTcgtaggatttgtgcacctgcagtgGAAGATTCGAGAAAGTGTAActattgtgttgtgtttgtggaagAGGAAAAAAATCGACAAGTTTGCATCTTTTGTCTGTGACTTCAGATTTACTCATGTACACATGTGTGGctattctctacaactacaaatcccTCTGTCACAGACGCTCAGTTGTTTTGcaccaaaaataccttcatattCATGACTGAAAATCAGCTTGGCGTACTCTCACCCTACATTTGGGAGGGAATGTGGGAAAGAAACAGACACCATTCGTCTTATTAGTCGATATGTCATCAGAATGCCACATTAGTTGCTTGCGATGTCTCAGAAAATtgcaaccatatatatatatatatattcacacacacacacacacacacatatatatatatatatatatatatatatatatatatatatatacatacacacacacacacacacatatatatatatatttatatatatacatacatatatatatatatatatatatatatatatatatatatatatatatatatatatatatatatatatgtgactgCAACTATGTGGAATGTATTAGGTGCTGCTGCCACCTAATGGTTCCTGTAATGCAGTGCAATAATTCTTCTGTGCAATCTGTACTTGTTTCCACCCACAACATTAGTAGGGTCGTGAACTAAATATAAGTTAAGCAGAGGTTGGTACACTAATAAATTATCAGATTAAGTTAaggattaaaaaattaaatggaaaattaaagtcaaagaaaaagtaaaaaaaaaaaaaaaaactcccacgGACAGTTAGGGGAAGTGAttttttggggattttaacccTGCTCTCGACATCATCTGATGTGTTCCACAGAGCAGCGGAGGGGAAATTATTAAATTCTGTAATCGTCAAAGTTTGTTGACAGATTGGTGTTCAATgtttgatgatggtgatgaagaTGATGGCAGCAGCAGCAGTCAGTGAAAGTCCACACAGAAGCACTGAAGATAAAACATCCACCCGAAGACTGAATGACggtaaaaaataatttcatcCTCTGTATCTCTCTTATTTAAACATCAGACTGCTTAAAGTGTACATTCAGCTTTGTATTGTTACAATGTCGGTGTTACAAGTAAATTATCAATGTGTATTATTTTGCGCGTTACCTGCACCCAGATAGCCTATCCATATTTATTTGTCAGTAAAAGTCCAGGAGCAATCAAAAGTTGTGAAAACTACAGATCCTACTTCCGCATTTTTTTCCCCCGCTCACGGATAGTCTGCTCGAGCCCTGTGCATTATGGGTATTGatgtttttgtaacttttttcccCCGCCACAAACCCTTTTAACGAGTCCTTAAAAGGGTAATTCACCGCAAAAAATAAGACTATCGTGTagaaccaaatatatatatatattttttttttgcggtGAATTACCCTTTTAAGGACTCGTTGCTTTGGCATCATGATAGTTACATATTTGTCCCccatgtactttttttgtgtaaTGATTACATGGTACTCCATGGTAGTTTAAAGAATACCATGGTGCGTTTTGTATTCGAACAAAAAGTTCTAAAAAGTACCATGGCAAGTATTAGCCTATCATACAACCCTTATGAaagtaccatttttttttttttactttgagctTTATAGTGTGGAGCTGCCATCAGAGAATGGGATCATTGTAAAACAGAAACCAGATAATCACGTCAATCTCCAGAAACCAGACTTGTTTTTGTTCCTTATTTTCTGGGATATTCATATCCTCAATCATATTTTTGATAATACAATGTTTCTTGATTTAATTCTCATAATATTATTTCCAAGTCTAGGGCATTGATAAATTAACTTGGTTGCCTGGAAATAGTTTCTGCATGCATCAATGTGAATATCCAGTGCAAATGAATTCATCTGTTTAGGTGTGTCTTGAACTGATGATAGTGACTACCTACATTCAGAGAAAGGAGAAATGTTGGCATTTGTCAGTGTTTAGATCTGAATATCTTTCCTGTGTGTCTTGCAGTGAAGGTAGTGAAGTTCATCAGTCTGGTGATTCTGGTGATCCAGAATGTATCGCTCATCCTCAGCATCAGCTACGTGTGGACGCTGTCTGATTTCTTGGCCACGTCTGCTGTTGTGATGGCAGAGATTCTTAAAGTTCTTACTTGTCTGTTTATCATCTCGATGCAGAGGACTGGTGAAGCAAGCTTTTATGACATTGCTTGGGTTGGCACAACTGTTTCAGtgtaaatatttgtgtattttgacAGTTGTCTTAAGATGTTCCATTTAATCGATTTTATAGATATATATGTTTTGAAAGAAACAACTCTCTTGTCCATTATATCAAAATTAGTGGCAAATATGTATGTACtgtctttttttgtcaaaaacaaataaacactgcAATTATGATAATAGTTTCATTAATTTTTGTCATATAAAATCGCTTTATCACATCATAGGCTACAATTGAAATCAACTGTTAATGAAtctgaaaaatgtcaaatatatcaAAAGCTATTCAATTTAAGTTAAATTCTAATCTGAGTTCTAGGTTGAAATGCAGATtgattgtttttctgtctgttactaattattactattattctgaCGTTTGATTATTCTAGTTTACTCTTTATATTTACTCTTTCATTCAGAGGTTATGACTAATACTATTTAATAGGTCGCCCATGCTTATACCATTCTTTAAATAGTAGATCTGTATAGTTCCGTACAGTTACCTGTGTACAACTTAGTTAAAGCTCAAAACAATAATCAGCGATTATGACCAGTACTATGACTAGTACCccatagttaaagctgcagtaggtaacttttgtaaaaatatatgttttacatatttgttaaacctgtcattatgtcctgacagtagaatatgagacagataatctgtgaaaaaaatcaagctcctctggctcctcccagtgctcctattgccatttgcaaaaAGTCATCCTCTCCCTggaaaaaacaaccaatcagagctgcggtccgtaactttttttgtgttcaaaatgtagaaaaacgaacataataagcgagtacaccatgaatccattttccaaaccgtgtttttagcttgtcctgaatcactagggtacacctataataag
Protein-coding regions in this window:
- the LOC127964021 gene encoding serine/threonine-protein kinase pim-2-like is translated as MLDKRIVDLRSDQLEGLRAKNVKEHFEKQYKMGSLLGSGGFGSVFSGQRISDGLQVAIKQISRDRIQQWASLPGTAIKVPMEIALLLRLGGESGSLPCHRGIIRMLDWFEMQGQGYLIVFEKPQHCQDLFDFITERGALEEPIAQRFFRQVIEALQFCHSKGIVHRDIKDENILVDTRTGDIKIIDFGSGALLKDSIYTDFEGTRVYSPPEWILQQCYSARPLTVWSLGVLLFDMVCGDIPFERDADIVNATPSFTKRISKECQSLIHWCLAYRPEDRPSLEQILQHPWMMESTEDIGDLQAESNIKPSL
- the LOC127962916 gene encoding UDP-galactose translocator-like produces the protein MMVMKMMAAAAVSESPHRSTEDKTSTRRLNDVKVVKFISLVILVIQNVSLILSISYVWTLSDFLATSAVVMAEILKVLTCLFIISMQRTGEASFYDIAWVGTTVSV